The proteins below come from a single Aegilops tauschii subsp. strangulata cultivar AL8/78 chromosome 6, Aet v6.0, whole genome shotgun sequence genomic window:
- the LOC109731903 gene encoding uncharacterized protein has translation MKGDGGAAHGMLRTAWQDAEVTAAPAPSSRGGSCTLGGTAAAGKDREDEVGNGTEETIGDDYVRLPDNIVISYTKDEKAINTLIEDVFPSLHANAISARATLSTKNDHVDDLNDKMDLKNNYTIDLLNSITPNGLPPRVLRLKANCPVILLRNLDLHNGLYNGTRLMIRAFQDNAIDAEIVGGQHPGKRVFIPRVPMSPSEDISLPLKLKRKQFPIRLSFAMTINKAQGFDQNALHNKHERRMPSM, from the exons ATGaagggcgacggcggcgcggcgcACGGCATGCTGCGGACGGCATGGCAGGATGCCGAGGTCACGGCGGCTCCTGCTCCCTCGTCGCGTGGCGGCTCCTGCACCCTGggtggcacggcggcggcagggaaggaCCGCGAGGATGA GGTCGGCAATGGAACGGAAGAGACAATTGGAGACGACTATGTCCGTCTCCCTGACAACATTGTGATCAGCTATACCAAGGATGAAAAAGCTATTAACACGCTCATCGAAGATGTCTTCCCATCATTGCATGCCAACGCTATTAGCGCACGTGCAACTCTTTCGACCAAGAATGATCATGTGGATGACCTGAATGACAAGATGGATCTCAAG AATAATTACACGATTGATTTACTGAACTCGATCACACCAAATGGCTTGCCTCCGCGTGTACTGAGATTAAAGGCCAACTGTCCGGTCATTCTGCTCCGGAACCTCGACCTTCATAATGGCCTATACAATGGAACACGGCTTATGATTAGAGCCTTCCAGGATAATGCAATTGACGCAGAGATTGTTGGTGGTCAGCATCCTGGCAAGAGGGTGTTCATACCTAGGGTCCCTATGTCACCATCGGAGGACATCTCACTTCCTTTGAAACTTAAGAGAAAACAGTTTCCCATCCGCCTGAGTTTTGCAATGACAATTAACAAGGCGCAGG GTTTTGATCAGAACGCACTACATAATAAGCATGAAAGAAGAATGCCGTCGATGTGA